The following DNA comes from Amycolatopsis solani.
AAGGAATCCCGGTGGGCGGCCCACCAGACCGGGCACAACTCGAACGTCGTGCACGCCGGGCTCTACTACAAGCCCGGCTCCTTCAAGGCGCGCATGTCCGTGGCGGGCAACCGGTCCATCGTGGACTTCGCGCGCCAGTACGGCGTGCCGGTCGAGGTGTGCGGGAAACTCGTCGTCGCCACCGACGAAAAAGAGATCCCCGCGCTGAACACGCTCGCCGAGCGGGCCGAAGCCAACGGCGTCCCGGCCAAGAAGATCTCGCCCGCGGAAGCCCGCGAGTACGAGCCCGAGGTCTCGTGCGTCGCCGCGCTGCGGGTCGAGTCCACCGGGATCATCGACTTCCCCGCCGTCTGCCACGCGCTCGTCCGGCTGCTCGACGAGGCCGGCGTCGACCTGCGGCTGGACAGTCCCGCGCTGGCCATCCGGGCCGGCGCGAACGGCGGGGTCGAGGTCGCCACCGGCAACGACGTCGTCGTCGCGGACGCCCTCGTCAACTGCGCCGGCCTGCACTCCGACCGCGTCGCGCGGCTGGCCGGCCTCACGCCGTCCGCGCGGATCGTGCCGTTCCGCGGCGAGTACTACGAGCTCAAACCGGAACGCCGCGGCCTGGTCAAGGGCCTGATCTACCCGGTGCCGGACCCGACGCTGCCGTTCCTCGGCGTGCACCTCACGCGGATGCTCGACGGCAGCGTGCACGCCGGCCCGAACGCCGTGCTCGCGCTGCGCCGCGAGGGCTACCGCTGGGGCGACTTCTCCGCGAAGGACGTCGCCGAGGTCGCGGCCTTCCCCGGAGTCTGGCGGCTCGCGAAGAAGTACGCGTTCCCGACCGGGCTCGACGAGGTCCGCCGCTCGTTCTCGAAGAAGCGCTTCGCCGCCAGCCTCGCCCGGCTCGTGCCCGCCGTCACCGAGGCCGACATCGTCCGCCACGGCTCCGGCGTCCGCGCGCAGGCCATGCGCCGCGACGGCTCGCTCGTCGACGACTTCCTGATCGAGACCGCGCGCGACCAGGTGCACGTCCTGAACGCGCCGTCACCGGCCGCGACGAGCGCGCTGGAAATCGCGCGCCACATCGCCGACCAGGTGTCGGAGGGCTAGCCAGGCAGGTTGGGCGTCACCAGCGGCAGGGCCTGCTTGACGATGTCGCAGGTCTTGGTGTCGTCCCCGATGAACCCGCTGACCACCTGGATCGACGACGTCTCGGTGACCGCCAGGGTCGCGCCGCAGGTCGCCCGCAGGCCGCCCATGTTCGGGAACAGGCCCCACTTCTTGCCGCCGACGTCGAGGGTCTCGGTCGCGCTGACCCCCTTCGCGCCGGGCCAGTCCGTCACCGGCGTGCTGGGCCCGAACCAGACCTCGAACGCCTTCTGGCCCTGGTCGCCGTCGGTGTCGTCCCAGAGGCAGTAGGTCGAGTTCGGGATCACGGTCGAGTTGGTCTTCTCGCCGGTGGGCGCGATGTTCTTCAGCTGCGCGACCTGGTCGGGCTTGAGCGTCGCGCACGGGTCCGCCGACAGCAGCGGTCCGCCCGGCTCCGGCTTCGCCGAGGTCTGCGGCGTGATCGGCGGCGCGTCCTGCCCGCCCGGCAGGTGCGCCGCGGCCTGCGGGATCGCCTGCTTGACCAGTTCGCACGACTTCTCGAGCTTGCCCGTCGAGACGCCGACGAAGGCGAACGACTTGTCGCCGAGCGAGGCGTAGAACGTGCAGTCGTCGGGGAGGATCGAGCCGTACTGCGTCCAGCTGAGCCCGCCGATCTCCTGCGGCGAGGACTTCGGGACGGCGCCGGCGATGTACTCGTTGAAGTCCATGTCCGTCGCGAGGCCGACGCTGAGCACGGCCGACAGGTCGTCGTTGTCCTTCAGGCTCCACAGGCACATCGGCGGCTGGAGCCGTTCCTTGTTCTCCGGCGTCGAACGGCCCGGCTGCTGGTAGCCGAGGGCGTCGATCTGGGCCTCGTCCAGGAGCTTGCAGGCGTCGACCGCCTTGACGACCGGGCCCTGGCCGGGCACCGGCGACGCCGAACCGCCGACCGCCACCGTGCACCCGGTCACCACGGTGACCGCGGCCAGCGCCACCGCGACCTGCCACTTCATGCGCATGAATCCTCCCGTTCGGCCCGGACTGTACTGGGCCGAACGGGTGCGCACCGGGGATCCACCCAAATCAGCGGGGGGTGAGGACTTCCTGGCCGCCGACGAACGGCCGCAGCGCCGCCGGCACGCGGACCGAGCCGTCTTCCTGCTGGTGGTTCTCGACGATCGCGACGATCCACCGGGTGGTGGCCAGCGTGCCGTTGAGCGTCGCGGCGATCTGCGGCTTGCCGTTCTCGCCGCGGTAGCGGACCGACAGCCGGCGGGCCTGGAACGTCGTGCAGTTCGACGTCGAGGTCAGCTCGCGGTAGGTGTCCTGCGTCGGGATCCACGCCTCGCAGTCGAACTTGCGGTGCGCGGACGTGCCGAGGTCGCCGGTCGCGGTGTCGATCACCCGGTAGGGCACCTCGATCTTCGCGAGCATCTGCTCTTCCCAGCCGAGCAGCCGCTCGTGCTCGGCCTCGGCGTCCTCCGGCTTGGCGTAGACGAACATCTCCACCTTGTCGAACTGGTGGACGCGGATGATGCCGCGGGTGTCCTTGCCGTACGAGCCCGCCTCGCGCCGGTAGCAGGACGACCAGCCCGCGTAGCGGTTCGGGCCGTCGTTCAGGTCGAGGATCTCGTCGGCGTGGAAGCCGGCGAGCGGCACCTCCGACGTGCCGACGAGGTACAGGTCGTCGTCCTCGAGGTGGTAGATCTCGCTCGAGTGCTGGCCGAGGAAGCCGGTGCCGGCCATGATCTCCGGGCGCACCAGCGACGGCGTGATCATCGGCGTGAAGCCGTTCTCGAGCGCCTGCGCGATGGCCATGTTGAGCAGGCCGAGCTGCAGCTGCGCGCCGACGCCCGTGAGGAAGTAGAACCGCGAGCCCGACACCTTCGCGCCGCGTTCCATGTCGACGCCGCCGAGCGCTTCGAGCAGCTCGAGGTGGTCCTTCGGGGCGAAGTCGAACTTCACCGGCTCACCGACGTGCTTGACGACGGTGAAGTCGTCCTCCCCGCCGACCGGCGCGTCCGGGTGCACCAGGTTCGGCACGGTCCGGAAGAGCTGGTCGAACTCCTCCGACGCGGTGTTCTGCTCCGCCTCGGCCGCCTTGACCTGCGCGGCGAGCTCCTTGGCCGTGGCCAGCAGCCGCTGCTTCTCTTCGGGCGGCGCCTTCGGGATCTGCTTGCCCAGGAGCTTCTGCTCGTTGCGCAGCTTGTCCGCGGCCGCGATCGAAGACCGGCGCCGGGAGTCGAGGGAGAGCAGCTTGTCGACCACTCCCTCGTCTTCACCACGAGCGCGCTGCGACGCGCGCACGGCTTCCGGGTCATCGCGCAGAGTCCTGGGGTCAATCACGAAGACACAGGGTAGTCCGTACAGACTGTGCGGCCCTATTGGGTTATCCCGACAGTCTGATCGTTGAAGCGCTGTTCACGGCGTCCTCATACTCCAGGGAAACCCCGGAGGAGGCGCCCCGATGACCGACGAGCTGCTCGCCCGGCACCGCGCAGTGATGCCGTCCTGGATGTCGCTGCTCTACGAAGAGCCGATCGAGATCGTCCACGCGCACGACCGCCGCATGACCGACTCGCAGGGCCGCACCTACCTCGACTTCTTCGCCGGGGTGCTGACCAACTCGATGGGCTACGACGTCGCGGAGATCGGCGACGCGGTCCGCAAGCAGCTCGACACCGGCATCCTGCACACCTCGACGTTGTACTTGATCAGGTCGCAGGTCGAGCTGGCCGAGCGCATCGCGAAGCTGTCGAACATCCCGGACGCCAAGGTGTTCTTCACCAACTCCGGCAGCGAAGCCAACGACACGGCGCTGATGCTCGCGACGCAGTTCCGCCGCAGCAACCAGGTGCTGGCGATGCGCAACTCCTACCACGGCCGCTCCTTCGGAACGGTCGCGATCACCGGCAACCGCGGCTGGTCGGCATCGGCACTGAGCCCGGTCAAGGTCAACTACGTCCACGGCGGCTATCGGTATCGAAGCCCGTTCCGCGACATGTCGGACGCCGACTACATCAAGGCCTGCGTCGCGGACCTGGTCGACGTACTGGACACGGCGACCGCCGGCGACGTCGCGTGCCTGATCGCCGAGCCGATCCAGGGCGTCGGCGGCTTCAGCCTCCCCCCGGACGGCCTGTTCCGAGCGATGAAGGAGGTTCTGGACGAGTACGGAGTGCTGTTCGTGTCGGACGAGGTCCAGACCGGCTGGGGCCGCACGGGCGAGCACTTCTGGGGCATCGACGCCCACGGCGTGACCCCGGACATGATGACCTTCGCCAAGGGCCTGGGCAACGGCCTGGCGGTCGGCGGCGTGGTAGCCCGCGGCGACGTCCTCGACTGCTTCCAGGCCCAATCGTTCTCGACGTTCGGCGGCAACCCCGTCTCGATGGCGGGAGCAACAGCGGTCCTGGACTACATCAAGGACCACGACCTCCAAGCGAACTGCGCGGCCCGCGGCGAGCAGCTGCTCAACGGACTGCGCGCCGCTTCGTCGCCGATCGTGGCCGAGGTGCGCGGCAAGGGCCTGATGATCGGCATCGAGCTGATCAAGCCAGGCACCACGGAGCCGAACGTGCCGGCGGCAGCCCGAATGCTGGAGGAGACGAAGAAGCGCGGGTTGCTGATCGGCAAGGGCGGCCTGCACGGCAACGTCCTGCGCCTAGGCCCACCCATGACCCTGACCGCAGACGAAGCCCAGGAAGGCCTGAACATCCTGGTAGACGCACTGGCAGCGACGCACGCAGCCCTGTAGAACCAAGCAGCTGGGTGGTCATCCCGTCGCCTGAGGCCGTCAAATCACTTTGAGCCAGGCCCGCAACCCAAAGACCAACGCGAGACAACGACGCAACCTTGCGGGCCTGGCTCAAAGTGATAGGCCTCAATCAGGCGACGGGATGACCACCCAGCGACCCACCTCGAGAAGGGGAGAGAGCAGCGGGACGGGTGGTCATCCCAGAGCCTGCCCGTCCGGCGAGGACAGTCTTTTGCTTGTTCTCCGGCGGAAAGGCGGGTCCGACCTCCCCCGCCCCTCCGGTGGGATTTTCAGCCGCCGGTCGGGTTTGTCAAGGCGGGAAAGCGTGCCTTGACAAACCCGACCGCCGACTGAAGTGAAGGCTGGGACGAGGGGCGGGGGAGGTCTGGTGACCTCGTGGTCGGCTTGCGTTGCCGGCCGCCCGTTCGCGGGTGGGCTGAAGGGCTAACCCCGCACAAACCTCACCACGTGTTCCGCCAGCTCCTCGCCCTTGTCCTCCTGCAAGAAGTGCCCCGCTCCCGTGATCACCGGGTGCTCCACCCCCTGCGCGCCCTTCATCGCGCGCTGCAGTACCGGGCTCATCCCCCCGGTGATCGGGTCGCCGTCGGAAAACGCCACCAAGAACGGGATGTCCAGCTCCGTCAACGTCTTCCAAGCCGCGCGGTTCGCCTCCGATGCCGGGTCGTCTGGGCGGAACGGCACCAACGACGGCATCGCCCGCGGGGCGGCCTTGTACATCTCGTTCGGGAACGGTGCGTCGTACGCCGCCCGCTCCTGCTCCGACAGCTTCGAACGGCAGCCCGATTGAACGAAGCGGGCGATGTCCAGGACCTGGGCGTTCTCGACCGCCTCGCGGAACGAGTGCCAGACCGCCGGCATGTCGGTGTCGCCGGTGGGCAGGCCCGTGTTGGCCGCCACCACCCGCGCGAACCTGGTCGGGTTCTCCGCGACCAGGCGCAGGCCGATCAGGCCGCCCCAGTCCTGGCCGACCAGCGTCACGTCGTGGAGGTCGAGGGCGTCGAACGCGAAGGCGCGCATCCACTCCACGTGCCGGGCGTAGGTGTGGTCCGTCAGGTCGCCCGGCTTGTCGGAGCGGCCGAAGCCGACCAGGTCCGGGGCGATCGCGCGCAGGCCCGCGGCCGCCAGGACCGGGAGCATCTTGCGGTAGAGGTAGGACCAGCTGGGCTCGCCGTGCAGCAGCAGCACCACGGGACCGTCCGACGGCCCGGCCTCCACGTACCCCACTCTGATCACGCCGTCGTACGGGTCGTCGAGCTCCGCGTACTTCGGGTCGAAGGGGAAGTCGGGCAGGTCCGTGAACCGGTCGTCCGGTGTCCTCAGCAGGCGCACGAACCCCACGCTAGTGGGAACGGAAGAGCCGGGCCACGCGCGGCGTGGCCCGGCTCACACCCGTCCGGGTCAGGAGATGCCGACCGCCACCACGAGGCCGAGGCCCAGGTGCGCGGCCGCGACGACGATGCTGACCGGGGCGAACTTCTCGCTCTCGATGGTCGACGCCACGTCGATGCGGGTCGCCCATTCGAGGAGCCGGACCGCGATGACCTGGACGATGATCCCGAGCAAGCCGTAGACCAGCGACGTGATCAGGCCTTCGGTGAGGTCGCTGGCCGAGTTGAAGATCGCCACGACGACGATGAACGCCATCGAGAGCATCCCGGACGCCGTCACGATCACCGCGTTGGGCAGGCCCTGCGTGACCAGCTTCGACAGCTTGCCGGGCGTGGTCCAGTCGATCGCGTAGAAGCCGGCGAACATCAGCAGCAGGCCGATGACGCCGTACAGCAGGATCGCGCCGATCCCCCGCACGAGGTCGGAGCCGAACGTGTCGGACAGCGCAAGGGTCGTGTTCACGAGTTGTCTCCCAGGGGAAAAGAGCTGATCAGCGACGGTGTTCTATCACGACTCGACGATGCGATGTGGGAC
Coding sequences within:
- a CDS encoding DUF3558 family protein, producing the protein MRMKWQVAVALAAVTVVTGCTVAVGGSASPVPGQGPVVKAVDACKLLDEAQIDALGYQQPGRSTPENKERLQPPMCLWSLKDNDDLSAVLSVGLATDMDFNEYIAGAVPKSSPQEIGGLSWTQYGSILPDDCTFYASLGDKSFAFVGVSTGKLEKSCELVKQAIPQAAAHLPGGQDAPPITPQTSAKPEPGGPLLSADPCATLKPDQVAQLKNIAPTGEKTNSTVIPNSTYCLWDDTDGDQGQKAFEVWFGPSTPVTDWPGAKGVSATETLDVGGKKWGLFPNMGGLRATCGATLAVTETSSIQVVSGFIGDDTKTCDIVKQALPLVTPNLPG
- a CDS encoding DUF350 domain-containing protein gives rise to the protein MNTTLALSDTFGSDLVRGIGAILLYGVIGLLLMFAGFYAIDWTTPGKLSKLVTQGLPNAVIVTASGMLSMAFIVVVAIFNSASDLTEGLITSLVYGLLGIIVQVIAVRLLEWATRIDVASTIESEKFAPVSIVVAAAHLGLGLVVAVGIS
- a CDS encoding aspartate aminotransferase family protein codes for the protein MTDELLARHRAVMPSWMSLLYEEPIEIVHAHDRRMTDSQGRTYLDFFAGVLTNSMGYDVAEIGDAVRKQLDTGILHTSTLYLIRSQVELAERIAKLSNIPDAKVFFTNSGSEANDTALMLATQFRRSNQVLAMRNSYHGRSFGTVAITGNRGWSASALSPVKVNYVHGGYRYRSPFRDMSDADYIKACVADLVDVLDTATAGDVACLIAEPIQGVGGFSLPPDGLFRAMKEVLDEYGVLFVSDEVQTGWGRTGEHFWGIDAHGVTPDMMTFAKGLGNGLAVGGVVARGDVLDCFQAQSFSTFGGNPVSMAGATAVLDYIKDHDLQANCAARGEQLLNGLRAASSPIVAEVRGKGLMIGIELIKPGTTEPNVPAAARMLEETKKRGLLIGKGGLHGNVLRLGPPMTLTADEAQEGLNILVDALAATHAAL
- the lhgO gene encoding L-2-hydroxyglutarate oxidase, with amino-acid sequence MRNVVVVGGGIVGLAVAWELTRRGLDVTVLEKESRWAAHQTGHNSNVVHAGLYYKPGSFKARMSVAGNRSIVDFARQYGVPVEVCGKLVVATDEKEIPALNTLAERAEANGVPAKKISPAEAREYEPEVSCVAALRVESTGIIDFPAVCHALVRLLDEAGVDLRLDSPALAIRAGANGGVEVATGNDVVVADALVNCAGLHSDRVARLAGLTPSARIVPFRGEYYELKPERRGLVKGLIYPVPDPTLPFLGVHLTRMLDGSVHAGPNAVLALRREGYRWGDFSAKDVAEVAAFPGVWRLAKKYAFPTGLDEVRRSFSKKRFAASLARLVPAVTEADIVRHGSGVRAQAMRRDGSLVDDFLIETARDQVHVLNAPSPAATSALEIARHIADQVSEG
- a CDS encoding haloalkane dehalogenase → MRLLRTPDDRFTDLPDFPFDPKYAELDDPYDGVIRVGYVEAGPSDGPVVLLLHGEPSWSYLYRKMLPVLAAAGLRAIAPDLVGFGRSDKPGDLTDHTYARHVEWMRAFAFDALDLHDVTLVGQDWGGLIGLRLVAENPTRFARVVAANTGLPTGDTDMPAVWHSFREAVENAQVLDIARFVQSGCRSKLSEQERAAYDAPFPNEMYKAAPRAMPSLVPFRPDDPASEANRAAWKTLTELDIPFLVAFSDGDPITGGMSPVLQRAMKGAQGVEHPVITGAGHFLQEDKGEELAEHVVRFVRG
- the serS gene encoding serine--tRNA ligase, whose amino-acid sequence is MIDPRTLRDDPEAVRASQRARGEDEGVVDKLLSLDSRRRSSIAAADKLRNEQKLLGKQIPKAPPEEKQRLLATAKELAAQVKAAEAEQNTASEEFDQLFRTVPNLVHPDAPVGGEDDFTVVKHVGEPVKFDFAPKDHLELLEALGGVDMERGAKVSGSRFYFLTGVGAQLQLGLLNMAIAQALENGFTPMITPSLVRPEIMAGTGFLGQHSSEIYHLEDDDLYLVGTSEVPLAGFHADEILDLNDGPNRYAGWSSCYRREAGSYGKDTRGIIRVHQFDKVEMFVYAKPEDAEAEHERLLGWEEQMLAKIEVPYRVIDTATGDLGTSAHRKFDCEAWIPTQDTYRELTSTSNCTTFQARRLSVRYRGENGKPQIAATLNGTLATTRWIVAIVENHQQEDGSVRVPAALRPFVGGQEVLTPR